Below is a genomic region from Xylophilus sp. GW821-FHT01B05.
TTTTATGGCACTACAAAATAGATAGCTATATGCCGGCGTTACACCTGAATTTCAGGCACAAAACTACCTGAAATTCAGGATATACGCCGGCTACCAGCTATTCTTTTTGAAGCCCTGCGCCAATGCGCGGCAGGACGCCGCCGGTGCGCCGCATGTAGGCGCGGTACTCGTCGCCGAAGAACTCCAGCATCATTCCCTCTTCATGGGGCACGCGCCGCCAGTACAGGACCGCGACCGCCACCACCGAAGCCCAGCCCGCGAACCAGTTGTGCAGCAGCAGCACCTGGGCGGCCGCCATGACGAAGAAGGCCGCATACATCGGGTGCCGCACATAGCGGTAAACGCCGCGGGTGACGAGCTTGTGCCCGGGGTTGAGCATGAGGGTGACCGACCAGCTCTCACCCAGGTCGGCATGCGCGCGCCAGAACAGCCAGATGCCCGCCGCCATGGCCGCCGTGCCCAGCCAGGCCGCGACCGCCGGCAGCGTGTAGTGGGCCCAGTCGAGCAGCGGCGAGAACAGCAGCAACAAGGGCAGCACGATCTGCCCGATGCCGACCAGCACCACCAGCATGCGGTCTGCCG
It encodes:
- a CDS encoding protein-S-isoprenylcysteine O-methyltransferase, with the translated sequence MNLDIPHIVFIAGIAIYLTIRGVFSRRLRAQQKAVDKSNTADRMLVVLVGIGQIVLPLLLLFSPLLDWAHYTLPAVAAWLGTAAMAAGIWLFWRAHADLGESWSVTLMLNPGHKLVTRGVYRYVRHPMYAAFFVMAAAQVLLLHNWFAGWASVVAVAVLYWRRVPHEEGMMLEFFGDEYRAYMRRTGGVLPRIGAGLQKE